One Anopheles marshallii chromosome 3, idAnoMarsDA_429_01, whole genome shotgun sequence genomic region harbors:
- the LOC128711985 gene encoding N-alpha-acetyltransferase 35, NatC auxiliary subunit, which translates to MYENPVQEVQSEGLSSEERENSLPPSGADENPPKQFEPYDGWNDITKEFFNCVKALTLGELVHDSTFGLLDAMSAIEMMDPKMDAGMSCNREATPLTFDTAVETGQIKLNNLLLKESIGIIDAVYSCTVSWLEGHSMAQTVLTCLYLHKPNKIECKTIRSFSIAIQKIINLMRNITGRANVYEEEDFQHSSFDYNLSADITEAKAMNMLKIAEEELIKKTKDSEDEREKEEIQALLSRVRFTRLFLHSLVGLYPLKQGTTWQHGQEVPAQSTVSLKTEMIDIVKSLNGALELAQVIEKTIELGTQPEEGSDAPNPMGFSMMVNQRLLPPTFPRSTKIKDRHLSIQYLIELIQRIKHACKIINCTSYHAALNFLMDFNKKFTPCLLSRSIPQTLYFPIPRMVFGVKPFTEVLKESVKAFIAPPALRPDNALYNNPFAVNCINSFFEYNEPPFNSLFAICGYNRARQRDHLGYLLLNYPHVQDGAERVDVYLHSLTARSENSRHLACFGTWALYHCLRAMSFYLLAGLELELYSVHEYLYIFWYLYQYLFSWIVSALTRADTFLAEQEYAADPKAAKSNQKKPKPKKRKAKTDVKEILFNEAMETLCGGYYKALAGFIKEDRIPEPLPMFDNEQVRFEHRFAPFANLTTPPPMPYSEFKQMKMIMLQSSATDLYAAAAKHFHEARTLLETFPNPDEEWNDIVKVAKMNFVMMNLLASGHSRQSKLPPEFDFSCHRYFPIIKQKK; encoded by the exons CGCTTACGCTGGGGGAACTGGTGCATGACTCCACGTTCGGATTGCTGGATGCAATGTCGGCTATTGAAATGATGGATCCGAAAATGGATGCTGGCATGAGTTGCAATAGGGAAGCAACGCCGCTAACTTTCGATACAGCTGTGGAG ACGGGGCAAATAAAGCTGAACAATCTGCTGCTGAAGGAATCGATCGGTATCATCGATGCAGTGTACTCGTGTACGGTATCGTGGCTTGAAGGACACTCGATGGCTCAAACCGTTCTGACCTGTCTGTACTTacacaaaccgaacaaaatcGAGTGCAAAACAATCCGATCATTCTCGATTGCAATACAGAAGATCATCAATCTGATGCGGAATATTACGGGCAG AGCGAATGTGTACGAGGAAGAAGATTTCCAGCATAGTTCGTTCGATTACAATCTGAGCGCGGATATTACGGAGGCGAAAGCGATGAATATGTTGAAGATAGCGGAAGAGGAACTTATCAAAAAGACCAAAGACTCTGAAGATGAACGGGAGAAGGAAGAAATACAAGCACTGCTGTCAAGAGTTCGTTTCACCAGACTGTTTTTGCACAGTTTAGTGGGATTGTATCCACTGAAG CAAGGTACAACGTGGCAGCATGGCCAAGAAGTCCCAGCG CAATCTACCGTTTCGCTGAAGACTGAAATGATTGACATCGTGAAATCACTAAATGGAGCCTTGGAGCTAGCCCAGGTGATAGAGAAAACGATTGAATTAGGAACACAACCGGAGGAAGGAT CGGATGCACCTAACCCGATGGGGTTTTCTATGATGGTCAATCAACGTTTGCTTCCTCCGACGTTTCCTCGTAGTACGAAAATAAAGGACCGCCATCTAAGCATACAATACCTCATAGAGCTAATTCAGCGCATTAAACATGCGTGCAAAATAATCAACTGCACCAGCTACCACGCAGCACTG AACTTTCTGATGGACTTCAATAAAAAGTTTACACCGTGTCTGCTTTCCCGGAGCATACCGCAAACACTGTACTTTCCGATCCCACGAATGGTATTCGGCGTGAAACCGTTCACGGAGGTCCTGAAGGAATCGGTAAAGGCTTTCATCGCACCACCGGCACTGCGCCCGGACAATGCTCTCTACAACAATCCTTTT GCAGTCAACTGCATCAACTCATTCTTCGAATATAACGAGCCACCGTTCAATTCGTTGTTTGCCATCTGTGGCTACAATCGAGCCAGGCAGCGTGATCATCTCGGGTACTTACTGCTAAATTATCCACACGTACAGGACGGCGCGGAACGGGTAGACGTGTACCTGCACTCGCTCACAGCAAGGAGTGAAAATTCGCGACACTTAGCGTGCTTTGGCACCTGGGCGTTATATCACTGTCTTCGAGCAATGTCCTTCTATCTGCTGGCCGGATTGGAGCTCGAGCTGTACAGCGTGCACGAGTATCTGTACATTTTCTGGTATCTGTATCAGTATCTGTTCAGCTGGATCGTATCCGCGCTGACGCGGGCGGATACGTTTCTGGCCGAGCAAGAGTATGCGGCCGATCCGAAAGCGGCCAAATCGAACCAGAAGAAACCGAAGCCGAAAAAACGCAAGGCCAAAACGGACGTGAAGGAGATACTCTTTAACGAAGCGATGGAAACACTGTGCGGTGGTTACTATAAAGCGTTGGCCGGATTTATCAAAGAGGATCGCATCCCCGAACCGTTGCCCATGTTTGACAACGAACAGGTACGGTTCGAGCATCGTTTTGCACCGTTTGCGAACCTCACCACACCGCCACCGATGCCGTACAGTGAGTTTAAGCAGATGAAGATGATAATGTTGCAGTCGTCCGCAACGGATCTGTATGCTGCTGCGGCGAAACACTTCCACGAGGCACGCACTCTGCTCGAAACATTTCCAAATCCCGACGAGGAG TGGAACGATATAGTGAAGGTGGCCAAGATGAACTTTGTCATGATGAACCTTCTGGCCAGTGGACACAGCCGACAGTCGAAGCTGCCGCCCGAGTTTGACTTTTCCTGCCACCGATACTTCCCGATCATCAAGCAAAAGAAGTGA